One window of Toxotes jaculatrix isolate fToxJac2 chromosome 19, fToxJac2.pri, whole genome shotgun sequence genomic DNA carries:
- the LOC121199469 gene encoding protein Z-dependent protease inhibitor-like codes for MDPSVPLPLVILVLLLSPVSSETVDPSVVDLTNRNSDFAARLYRAVASQTDVNVFLSAFTLSAGLMAMLSATKGSTQNQLLQALTMNGLDPNTLPDLFQSLRTVVLQGSESINLQQGVAIFPPQNFEVSWSYQNLLQLKFGGTVRNLVYTAPQEAVDVINRWAQDQTGDRVRELVTSLDPQTQLLLATTAVCQLQFSPSFNSSLSQEERFYVDKYHVVMVTMMFRAGKYFLAYDRSAKAGVLKLPMTNGAAMLVVLPDEDVDITTVEEEVTAEKIQAWIKQLKKTKLEVQLPRFQLERSYSLKDALQTLDITQVFEDDADITNMCEAKGLKLTQVYHKTTVSVNEHSDDITAGDGDIVFSTLPPRLTINRPFIFIIYHQTTGSLLFMGRVVDPTKK; via the exons ATGGATCCCTCCGTCCCCCTCCCATTGGTCAtccttgtcctcctcctgaGTCCGGTCTCCTCTGAGACCGTTGACCCGTCTGTGGTGGACTTGACTAATAGGAACTCAGACTTCGCCGCCCGCTTGTACCGAGCCGTCGCCAGCCAGACTGACGTTAACGTCTTCCTGTCTGCATTCACGCTGTCCGCCGGACTGATGGCAATGCTGAGTGCCACCAAGGGGTCAACCCAGAACCAGCTGCTTCAAGCACTCACCATGAACGGACTGGACCCGAACACTCTCCCAG ATCTGTTTCAGAGTCTGAGGACCGTCGTCCTGCAGGGCAGCGAATCCATCAACCTGCAGCAAGGGGTCGCCATCTTCCCCCCCCAGAACTTTGAAGTGTCCTGGTCCTACCAGAATCTGCTTCAGTTGAAGTTTGGGGGGACTGTTCGGAATCTCGTCTACACGGCACCTCAGGAAGCTGTCGACGTCATCAACCGCTGGGCCCAGGACCAGACCGGAGACCGAGTCCGGGAGCTGGTGACCAGCCTGGACCCCCAGACCCAGCTGCTGCTTGCCACCACTGCTGTGTGCCAGC tccaGTTCAGTCCATCCTTTAACTCGTCTCTGTCTCAGGAGGAGCGTTTCTACGTGGACAAGTATCACGTCGTTATGGTTACCATGATGTTCAGGGCCGGTAAGTACTTCCTGGCGTACGACCGCTCGGCGAAGGCCGGTGTGCTGAAGCTGCCGATGACGAACGGGGCGGCGATGTTAGTCGTGCTGCCCGATGAAGACGTGGACATCACCACTGTTGAAGAAGAAGTGACGGCAGAGAAAATCCAGGCGTGGATCAAACAGCTTAAGAAGAC GAAGTTGGAGGTGCAGCTTCCTCGCTTCCAGTTGGAGCGTTCCTATTCACTGAAGGATGCCCTGCAGACTCTTGACATCACTCAGGTGTTTGAGGATGATGCTGACATCACCAACATGTGCGAGGCTAAAGGACTGAAACTCACACAG GTTTACCATAAAACCACTGTCTCTGTTAACGAGCACAGCGATGACATCACTGCAGGGGACGGAGACATTGTGTTCTCCACTCTTCCTCCTCGACTGACCATCAACAGacccttcatcttcatcatctacCATCAGACCACCGGCAGCCTGCTGTTCATGGGCCGAGTGGTCGACCCCACCAAGAAATAA
- the xrcc3 gene encoding DNA repair protein XRCC3, whose protein sequence is MRWDQLELNPRITAAVRRAKLSSVREVLCVSGPDLQRLTGLSRSDVQQLLTAAATTCRPHPPIPALLLHRGECRRLESGLRLSVGCPLLDELLRGGLLVGGITEISGESGVGKTQLALQLCLSVQYPTQYRGLNSGAVYICTGDSFPIRRLQQLIREQSCLRSDIPPSLISSLQFSDHVYIEHAADLETLQLCLSRRVPLLLARGVVRLLVVDSVAALVRCQFQADDWQERNKQLLTLSSTLHHLSQEFTTPVLCINQVTDVFNRSDDSLGPLSSNMSPALGLTWANQVMVRLMMRRLQGTVSRGDQSSALRRLEVVFAPHLPRDGRDAAVWREGVRGLSTCDR, encoded by the exons ATGAGGTGGGATCAGCTGGAGCTCAACCCGAGGATCACAGCAGCCGTGAGGAGAG CCAAACTGAGCTCGGTCAGGGAGGTTTTATGTGTTTCTGGTCCGGACCTGCAGAGACTCACTGGTCTGTCCCGCTCTGATGTCCAGCAGCTGCTCACAGCTGCCGCCACCACCTGCAGACCACACCCACCAATCCCAG ccctcctcctccatcgTGGAGAGTGTCGCAGGTTGGAGTCGGGCCTCAGACTCAGTGTGGGCTGTCCTCTCTTAGACGAGCTGCTGAGGGGGGGTCTTCTTGTGGGGGGCATCACTGAGATCTCTGGAGAGAGTGGAGTGGGAAAGACTCAGctggctctgcagctctgtctgtctgtacagtaCCCCACACAGTACAGAGGACTGAACTCAG GAGCAGTTTACATCTGCACAGGGGACTCGTTTCCCATCAGAcgtctgcagcagctgatcagaGAACAGTCCTGTCTGCGCTCTGACATCCCTCCGTCACTGATCAGCAGCCTCCAGTTCAGCGACCACGTTTACATCGAACATGCTGCGGATCTG gagACTCTCCAGCTGTGTCTGTCCCGCCGTGTCCCCCTCCTGCTGGCTCGTGGCGTGGTCCGGCTCCTGGTCGTAGACTCGGTGGCGGCTCTGGTCAGGTGTCAGTTCCAGGCTGATGATTGGCAGGAGAGgaacaaacagctgctcactTTGTCCTCCACACTGCATCATCTGAGCCAGGAGTTCACCACACCTGTCCTCTGTATCAACCAG GTCACAGATGTTTTCAACAGATCAGACGACAGTTTGGG TCCTCTGTCCTCCAACATGTCACCTGCTCTGGGATTGACCTGGGCCAACCAGGTAATGGTCCGGCTGATGATGCGGCGTCTCCAGGGGACAGTTTCCCGCGGTGACCAGAGTAGCGCCCTCcgcaggctggaggtggtgttCGCGCCTCACCTGCCCCGGGACGGACGAGACGCCGCggtgtggagggagggggtcCGCGGGTTGTCCACCTGTGACAGATAA